ttaatcattaaccgaactctgcatgttttaggaaacgtgcacgaacacaaacacttgcacacacacgcacggcagccacgatgggccccatgcgtgcgcgcgagcagcagcccactcagcgcccgcgcgcgctgcgcgctgcgcgtgctgtgcgcgctgtgcgctgcgcgcagcctgctgggcctggccttgcgctgggcctggcgtggctgtttgtgcggcgcgcttggcttgctgggcgatggcctggcttcgtgctgggcctcgtccggcaggcctcgtccgatgcttattcgtacgatgcgcttccgattaaattttccgattccggaattcatttccgatacgaacaatatttaatatttccgattccggaattaatttccgtttcgaacaaataattaatatttccgtttccggaattattttccgattccggtaatatttccgattctgacaatatttccgtttccggcaatatttccgattctggcaatatttccatttccgataatattttccgacacgtaccatgtttccgtttccggcaacatctacgacttggataatatttatatttccgatacgatccatatttccgtttccggcaatatcatcgtttccggagtattcatttcttgcctgtgacgatctcagctcccactgaaaccaagatccgtcggttccgaatattcatagatggagtatttaatgctattaaatacttgatccgtttacgtactatttgtgtgaccctacgggttcagtcaagagtaagctgtggattaatatcattaattccacttgaactgaagcggcctctagctaggcattcagctcacttgatctcactgaattattaacttgttaattaatactgaaccgcatttattagacttaacatagaatgcatacttggaccaagggcattatttccttcaggttcgACCCCTTTTTGTGCAGCTCTTCTTTTTTGGCAGTTGTTCTTGTCTTGCCGGCTTAGTAGTCAAGTGTACCTCTTGCCTTGCCGGCTCAGTAGTCAAGTTTACTTCTGGGACCATTCTTCCCGGTGTTCTCAAAGCAGTCAAGTAACAGGATCTTGCCGCCAACTGACTTCCCCTTATCTTTGCCGGCCTTTCCAGGTTCGACATATATATCATTGTCAAGTGATAGGTGGAGACTACCGCCTGCACGTCATGTATGAATGGGGGACCGATGATCACATTGTAGGCCGCTGGTACTTTAATGATTAGGAAATCCACCATGAGATCTCGCATTTCAGATCCTTCTCTGATTTTCACCGGCAGCCGTATACTACCCTCTGGGTACACTGTAGATCCTGAGAAACCGATTACTGGGTAGTTCACCCTTTGAAGCTCGTCCTCTGGTATGTGCAATTGTTTGAAGGCTTCCCAGAAGATGATGTTTGCTGAGCTGCCGCCGTCTACCAGTACTCTGTTCACATCGGCATTTGCTATATCAATTGTAAGAACTAGCGGGTCATCATGCGGGAAAATGATGCCTCTGCAATCCGATTCCGAGAACGTCATCACTGGTATGCTGGGTGGGTTAGGCCACACTCTTGTGTTATGATAGTTTACCATGTGCCTGTGTTCCTCCAAGCTTCTACTGGCGCCGCTTATTGTCCCTCCGTGGACTGGACCGCCAGAAATTACATACACGGGTGGTTTTTTCCCGCCATCCCTCTGTTCTGCTCTGGCACTGGTTTCCGGCTGTTTTTGCTCGATTCTAGGTGGCTGATATGGCTGTTCGATTCTAGggtattgttgttgattttgctgTTGTGGCCGGTAGGAATTGGCAGGGTTTCCCCCCACCGAGTTGTTGTTACCATTTCCTTGCCTCGCCCTATACTGCGAAAAATACCCCTTTCTGACCatatcctcaatgttgtctttgagGTCCCTGCAGTCCTCTGTGAGGTGGCCGTGCTCATTATGGAAGTCACAAAATTTCTTGACATTCCTTTCCCTACTTTGCATTGGTGGCGGCCTTATCCAACCGTCCATTTTGttgtttatgttataaattgcCGTCCGCGGTGTGTTCAGCGGAGTGTAGTTATCAAAGAGTCCTCTGGACTCCCTTCTGTCTTGCCGGGGTTTCTGCCCCTATGGATTGGCATTtctgttattctggtttctctgGCTGGCCCCTTGCTGATTATTGCTCTGATGAAAACTGTTTCCTCCTTTTCCCGCCTGCGGGTTGTAGCCTGGATTGTACCCGACATTTCCGCCGGTTCCCACAACCACATTGGAGATCTTCATCATTTCATCCCCCCTGATGTACTCATTGCCCTTGTGCAGGACGTCACCCAGATTGGTGTACGACTTCCGGCTGAGGTACTTCTTGAATTCGCACTCTTGCATTCCCCTCATCAGAGCCAGAACAGCAACCTCCTGCTGCAAATTGGGAATAGTGATTGATTCGTTGTTAAAGCAGGTGAGATAATCTCTTAAAGGCTCTCTATCTCTTTGAGCGAACGACATCAACTCTCCCGACgatttctttctcttctgtttGCTCACAAATCGTGACAAAAACGACGCCTGCAGCTGTCGAAAACTGTATATGGAGTGTGCCTCTATGCCCTTATACCAGCTTGCTGCAACTCCTAAGAGCGTGGATGGGAATACTTTGCACCACATGGCATCAGAATTTGTGTACAGCATCATGTGCTGTTCGAATGTGGTGCAGTGATCCTCCGGATCCGTCGTCCCATCGTATCTCCCTGTCGGGATTTTTATCCTTTCCATCCTTTCTTCTAGGATTTCCCGGCACATAGGAGAATCCTTGGGCTGGATTGTCTGCCGTCTAGCTATCTGTAGAACCGGCGCTCTTCGCTCATATTCCGCGGTTGGGACTTGCTCTGTTTCAGGCCATTCTGTTTCCGCCGGATCCGAGCGCTTCCTTTTTTCGGGGGTGTTTTCTTGATTCAGGGCGGTTAGGAGATCCCTAACCGGTAGCTGGGGAACCGCCGACCTGGTCTTTCTTAGACTGCCGACTGAACCTGGCTGTTGCGAGGCAGGTAGCTCTGACAAAGCGGCCATCACTGCTGACAATGTTTTCAATTGCTCTCCCGAGAATACTTCCGACAGAGGAGACAGGCGCTCCTGCAGCGTCTGCTCCAGCGGAGTTTTCGGTTGTTCTCTGGCAGGCTTTCTATTTCTAACTCGTCATCGTCCTCCACTGTGAATTCCTTTTGTGCCGGTATCAAGGTGTTTTTTGTTGCTGGGCTTATAACTGATTGTGCTTGTAATGGATGGGCGGGGTTTAGAAGTGAGGGTTGGAACTTGGAGGTTGTCGCCGGTTGCGGGGTTGTTGCTTTTTCCtgacttttctttgattttttaccGTCTTTCTGTGAGAGATCCATGCTGACTGTTCTAGCGTTTCAAGGGATaaggtcccctccttctagcgccaattgttccgggtgtggaatgagaacaATTGACTGTGGGATACTGGATTCCTGTCGAGAGTGCCGGTTGGtatctgcacaacagaatggattaactagcctcggggtggttcgaggatcccccctccgatgcttaagtaagattactgagagattaagagatgattagagagtaagaaagaagtgtgtttaagtgtttgtgtacctcatagcaataaatgaggtgctccttatatagaccaatccaagggtacgatcgggtaggtcccttgtggttagatagcgacctgttgatagtgaCCCTTGGTTGGTTGTCTTCATGATAATGCCGGAAGGGGTCTTGCAAATAATGCCGGTAGAGGATATTTACCTAAGATGACCAGATTACCTGCAGGTTAAGTTTACATACggggagttctgccggtaccatgtggtggtgccggtaggacaccccgtacaatatgtattttcaaaaaattatttttttataatatgtaattGAATATGTTAAATAGTCAAACGGGTGCATTGAATAATGTGAAAAACAAAGTGTGACCATAAAAAATCGAAAGGAGAACATGAATTTGAAACAATTTTTTATCTAAAAAATGAACGATAAAGCACTCAATAACTCCACTAGATTTAAATTAGGTTccattctattcgacttattttgccataacttatattatctgaacttattttgtctgaaataactTTATTTATTTACCTTTGAAAATCTTTCCGCCGCTCCTCTTCTTTTTCCctcccttttctctcttcctttttcaaaaccctaattttctagGGGCTACCACCAACCATTAGGTTGATGGTAAGCCCCTCTTTTCTTACTTTTCATAACTTTTGATTTCATGTTCGGAATAAAAATCCCATTCTCTCCCTATTAGAGAGTTTTTACTCATTTATTGGGGTTACATGTACCCATTTATTGGCTTTATCTCTCCCCGTGAGAGTTTGAGGCCATGTTTTTAATTTCGCAGGAAAAATTAATTATTGATGAAGATTTGTACGGGGTTACAACGGATGTCATTCTTACGTCTACAATAAATTGAATCGAATTTAATTCAATACCAAAGCCACAACAGATCGATAGATACCCTCGTTGAAGGCTGTATCAAACAACGATGTGAAAGAGGGTATTCATCATTGTCAGATCTCATCTACAACGATTGTGATTTTGCCGGATTAGAATTTTGTTTGATCCAAATTGTTTTGTATTTGTTAGTTTTGATTtctattgtagatgtcgtatgactattttatcaatgaactaatttttaccttcaaaaaaataaaaatttaaaaaaagtaTCTTTATTTATATGTAAAAATGCATAAATATAACTTATTTCCTccaatttttaatactcgcaacttttgtgatttctacactattcgcatattatactttgaccattgttggtgatttatacgtaagataaaacatagtcatgttggatagattcgtcttaatgtgtattttcaaaatattaaatttttataattttttcttaaaagtgaattaaaaataataatgatcaaagttgtgcattgacatgcgtgaaagtaacaaacattgcgagtaaaaatgaacggatgaagtatatgTTATGAGCTTATCTTAACTTAATTTGTTTTGCCTGAAACAAGTGaaaataaatcgaacagaacagagcttcggagaaaaaagaagaaaaaaaaacaagaaaataaaataattttcaatGTTAATTAGATAATGATATAGGCTTAGGGATTAGGGAGTAAATGAGAGCGTAACTGGATTGGTTTAAACTTCAGAACGttgtacccaaaaaaaaaagtaaaaaaaatccaAGGGCTCCAAGTTACGTGGCGTATAGGAATAATGAT
This genomic stretch from Spinacia oleracea cultivar Varoflay chromosome 3, BTI_SOV_V1, whole genome shotgun sequence harbors:
- the LOC110791885 gene encoding uncharacterized protein produces the protein MDGWIRPPPMQSRERNVKKFCDFHNEHGHLTEDCRDLKDNIEDMVRKGYFSQYRARQGNGNNNSVGGNPANSYRPQQQNQQQYPRIEQPYQPPRIEQKQPETSARAEQRDGGKKPPVYVISGGPVHGGTISGASRSLEEHRHMVNYHNTRVWPNPPSIPVMTFSESDCRGIIFPHDDPLVLTIDIANADVNRVLVDGGSSANIIFWEAFKQLHIPEDELQRVNYPVIGFSGSTVYPEGSIRLPVKIREGSEMRDLMVDFLIIKVPAAYNVIIGPPFIHDVQAVVSTYHLTMIYMSNLERPAKIRGSQLAARSCYLTALRTPGRMVPEVNLTTEPARQEVHLTTKPARQEQLPKKKSCTKRGRT